A stretch of Pseudoclavibacter chungangensis DNA encodes these proteins:
- a CDS encoding acyl-CoA thioesterase, whose protein sequence is MTDDTETDADADEINFRSRRWVRPEDLNANGTLFGGSLLRWIDEEAAIYAILQLGNHRAVTKYVSEINFVSSAKQGDLIEMGIRATKFGRTSLTMRAQVRNMITRRSILTIEKIVFVSLDEHGVPVPHGYSDITYGRDRIPFERE, encoded by the coding sequence ATGACCGACGACACCGAGACCGACGCCGACGCCGACGAGATCAACTTCCGGTCACGGCGATGGGTCCGTCCCGAGGACCTCAACGCGAACGGCACCCTCTTCGGTGGCAGCCTCCTCCGCTGGATCGACGAGGAGGCGGCGATCTACGCGATCCTGCAGCTCGGCAACCACCGTGCCGTCACGAAGTACGTCTCCGAGATCAACTTCGTGTCGTCCGCGAAGCAGGGCGACCTCATCGAGATGGGAATTCGCGCGACGAAGTTCGGTCGCACCTCGCTCACGATGCGCGCGCAGGTGCGCAACATGATCACGCGTCGCAGCATCCTCACGATCGAGAAGATCGTGTTCGTGAGTCTCGACGAGCACGGCGTCCCCGTCCCGCACGGGTACTCCGACATCACCTACGGCCGCGACCGCATCCCGTTCGAACGGGAGTAA
- a CDS encoding aldo/keto reductase, whose protein sequence is MTTIPTTTSHSGLTLPVLGFGTYKLNGATGVEAIGRALEKGYTLLDSAFNYENEGAVGRAARLSRRDHLVVTSKLPGRHHAYDEAIATVEESVYRTGLDAIDLYLIHWPNPEVDRYVEAWRALIDARERGLVRAIGVCNFLPEHLERLERETGVLPDVNQVELHPYFPQTEQLAFDRERGIITEAWSPLGRGNDLLAEPVIRQIASDVGATPGQVVLAWGIARGALPLPKAASDERQLENLGAVDVELNDDQIAAITGLGRADGRIADQDPAVYQEF, encoded by the coding sequence ATGACGACGATCCCCACCACGACCTCGCACTCCGGCCTGACCCTGCCGGTCCTGGGATTCGGCACCTACAAGCTCAACGGCGCGACGGGCGTCGAGGCCATCGGCCGGGCGCTCGAGAAGGGGTACACGCTCCTCGACAGCGCGTTCAACTACGAGAACGAGGGAGCGGTCGGCCGCGCCGCGCGCCTCTCGCGTCGCGACCACCTCGTCGTGACCTCGAAGCTCCCCGGGCGCCATCACGCGTACGACGAGGCCATCGCGACGGTCGAGGAGAGCGTCTACCGCACGGGCCTCGACGCGATCGACCTCTACCTCATCCACTGGCCGAACCCCGAGGTCGACCGCTACGTCGAGGCCTGGCGGGCGCTCATCGACGCACGCGAGCGGGGCCTCGTCCGCGCCATCGGCGTCTGCAACTTCCTGCCCGAGCACCTCGAGCGGCTGGAGCGGGAGACCGGTGTGCTGCCGGACGTGAACCAGGTCGAGCTGCACCCCTACTTCCCGCAGACCGAGCAGCTCGCGTTCGACCGCGAGCGCGGGATCATCACCGAGGCGTGGAGCCCGCTCGGGCGCGGCAACGACCTGCTCGCGGAGCCCGTCATCCGTCAGATCGCGAGCGACGTCGGGGCGACCCCCGGCCAGGTCGTGCTCGCGTGGGGCATCGCGCGAGGCGCGCTGCCCCTCCCGAAGGCCGCGTCGGACGAACGACAGCTCGAGAACCTCGGAGCGGTCGACGTCGAGCTGAACGACGACCAGATCGCCGCGATCACCGGGCTCGGGCGAGCCGATGGCCGCATCGCCGACCAGGACCCCGCCGTCTACCAGGAGTTCTGA
- a CDS encoding LLM class flavin-dependent oxidoreductase has product MQFGIFSVSDVTRDPVSGETPSEAERIRGIVEIARTAEQVGLDVFAIGEHHNPPFFSSSPTTLLAAIAATTERLLVTTSTTLITTNDPVRIAEEYAMLQHLAGGRMDLMLGRGNTAPVYPWFGQDIRQGLPLALENYNLLHRLWREDVVNWEGKFRSPLQGFTSTPRPLDDVPPFVWHGSIRTPEIAEQAAFYGNGFFVNHIFWPSAHSKRLIEFYRERFEHYGHGTRKQAIIGLGGQTYIAKNSQDAYREFRPYFDEAPVYGHGPSLEQFSTQTPLAVGSPQEVIDKILTFQDTFGDYQRQLFLIDHAGLPLSTVLSQLELLGGEVVPVLRRELAARRDPESAEAPTHAALVRARYGDGEVREPRPRANRGDNVTGGSPYLDSATVRTTASADDRRTATP; this is encoded by the coding sequence ATGCAGTTCGGAATCTTCTCCGTGAGCGACGTCACGCGCGACCCGGTCTCGGGTGAGACCCCCAGCGAGGCCGAGCGGATCCGCGGGATCGTCGAGATCGCGCGGACGGCCGAGCAGGTCGGGCTCGACGTCTTCGCGATCGGCGAGCACCACAACCCGCCGTTCTTCTCGTCCTCGCCGACGACCCTGCTCGCGGCGATCGCGGCGACGACCGAGCGCCTGCTCGTCACGACGTCCACGACCCTCATCACGACGAACGACCCGGTGCGGATCGCCGAGGAGTACGCGATGCTCCAGCATCTCGCGGGCGGGCGTATGGACCTCATGCTCGGCCGCGGCAACACCGCGCCCGTCTACCCGTGGTTCGGGCAGGACATCCGGCAGGGCCTGCCCCTCGCCCTCGAGAACTACAACCTCCTCCACCGGCTCTGGCGCGAGGACGTCGTGAACTGGGAGGGGAAGTTCCGCTCGCCGCTCCAGGGGTTCACCTCCACACCGCGCCCTCTCGACGACGTCCCGCCGTTCGTCTGGCACGGGTCGATCCGCACGCCCGAGATCGCCGAACAGGCGGCGTTCTACGGCAACGGCTTCTTCGTGAACCACATCTTCTGGCCGAGCGCGCACTCGAAGCGGCTCATCGAGTTCTACCGTGAGCGCTTCGAGCACTACGGTCACGGCACGCGCAAGCAGGCGATCATCGGTCTCGGCGGGCAGACCTACATCGCGAAGAACTCGCAGGACGCGTATCGCGAGTTCCGGCCGTACTTCGACGAGGCACCCGTCTACGGACACGGCCCCTCGCTCGAGCAGTTCTCGACGCAGACGCCCCTCGCGGTGGGGAGCCCGCAGGAGGTCATCGACAAGATCCTCACGTTCCAGGACACGTTCGGGGACTACCAGCGGCAACTGTTCCTCATCGACCACGCCGGGCTCCCGCTGTCGACCGTGCTGTCGCAGCTCGAGCTCCTCGGCGGCGAGGTCGTCCCCGTGCTGCGCCGGGAGCTCGCCGCACGCCGGGATCCGGAGTCGGCCGAGGCGCCCACGCACGCGGCACTCGTGCGCGCCCGCTACGGCGACGGCGAGGTCCGCGAACCACGCCCGCGCGCGAACCGTGGGGACAACGTGACAGGTGGCTCGCCGTACCTCGACTCGGCGACCGTCCGCACGACCGCTTCGGCCGACGACCGACGGACCGCAACGCCGTGA
- a CDS encoding FAD-binding monooxygenase codes for MQFHHHGYVSGDPRILEAAGVGLDRPTELPDEVDVLVVGSGPAGMITAAQLAMYPDVNVRIIERRAGRLAVGQADGIQARSVETFQAFGFAGRITEEAFHLTETIFWKPDPDDPTRIARAARTLDDPSGISEFPHLIVNQARVLDHFAEFAANAPGRVVPDYGIEFVGLEVTDGAEYPVAVEVRSTAGERAGTSRTVRARYVVGCDGAASGVRRAIGGRLEGEKANHAWGVMDVLAVTDFPDIRTKCAIQSGSGGSILLIPREGGSLFRMYVDLGVVPADDAGRIRATPLDEIVRRANEILHPYTLDVRHVAWNSVYEVGHRLTDRFDDLGEDEVGERTPRVFLTGDACHTHSAKAGQGMNVSMQDGFNLAWKLGSVVSGRSPERLLRTYSAERRVVAKDLIDFDREWSTLMAAKPEEMADPTELEEFYVRTFEFPAGFMTEYAPSILTATPVHQHLATGFPVGKRFKSARVMRVADANTIHLGHHHRADGRWRIYVFADAPAPGEPSGVTDWAAWFAEAPDSPLAVHSPRDADIDALFDVKVVYRQPYTEVDINRVPELFRPRVGPFGVVDYEKFHTAIEGEDVFEARGISPTGAVVVVRPDQYVSNVLPLDAREELADYFAPLLTAG; via the coding sequence GTGCAGTTCCACCACCACGGGTATGTGTCCGGCGATCCGCGGATCCTCGAGGCCGCCGGGGTCGGCCTCGATCGGCCCACCGAGCTCCCGGACGAGGTCGACGTGCTCGTCGTCGGCAGCGGTCCCGCGGGCATGATCACCGCGGCCCAGCTCGCGATGTACCCGGACGTGAACGTCCGGATCATCGAGCGACGTGCCGGTCGCCTCGCCGTGGGGCAGGCCGACGGCATCCAGGCGCGCAGCGTCGAGACGTTCCAGGCCTTCGGTTTCGCCGGACGCATCACGGAGGAGGCGTTCCACCTCACCGAGACGATCTTCTGGAAGCCGGACCCGGACGATCCCACGAGGATCGCGCGGGCCGCGCGCACGCTCGACGACCCGAGCGGGATCAGCGAGTTCCCCCACCTCATCGTGAACCAGGCCCGCGTCCTCGACCACTTCGCCGAGTTCGCGGCGAACGCGCCCGGACGGGTCGTCCCCGACTACGGCATCGAGTTCGTCGGGCTCGAGGTCACGGACGGTGCGGAGTACCCCGTCGCCGTCGAGGTGCGCTCGACCGCCGGTGAACGCGCGGGCACGTCGCGCACCGTCCGGGCGCGCTACGTCGTCGGGTGCGACGGAGCGGCGAGCGGTGTCCGCCGCGCGATCGGTGGCCGCCTCGAGGGGGAGAAGGCGAACCACGCGTGGGGCGTCATGGACGTGCTCGCCGTCACCGACTTCCCCGACATCCGCACGAAGTGTGCGATCCAGTCGGGCTCGGGCGGGAGCATCCTCCTCATCCCGCGCGAGGGTGGCTCGCTCTTCCGCATGTACGTCGACCTCGGCGTCGTGCCGGCGGACGACGCGGGACGCATCCGCGCGACCCCGCTCGACGAGATCGTGCGTCGCGCGAACGAGATCCTCCACCCGTACACGCTCGACGTCCGGCACGTCGCCTGGAACAGCGTGTACGAGGTCGGGCACCGCCTCACCGACCGCTTCGACGACCTCGGCGAGGACGAGGTGGGCGAGCGCACGCCGCGCGTGTTCCTCACCGGCGACGCGTGCCACACCCACAGCGCGAAGGCCGGACAGGGCATGAACGTGTCGATGCAGGACGGCTTCAACCTCGCCTGGAAACTCGGCTCGGTCGTGTCCGGACGCAGCCCCGAGCGTCTGCTGCGCACCTACTCGGCGGAGCGGCGCGTCGTCGCGAAGGACCTCATCGACTTCGACCGGGAGTGGTCGACCCTCATGGCCGCGAAGCCGGAGGAGATGGCCGACCCGACCGAGCTCGAGGAGTTCTACGTGCGCACGTTCGAGTTCCCGGCGGGCTTCATGACCGAGTACGCGCCGTCCATCCTGACGGCCACGCCCGTCCACCAGCACCTCGCGACGGGATTCCCCGTCGGGAAGCGGTTCAAGTCGGCTCGCGTCATGCGGGTCGCGGACGCGAACACGATCCATCTCGGGCACCACCACCGGGCCGACGGCCGGTGGCGCATCTACGTGTTCGCCGACGCGCCCGCGCCGGGCGAGCCCTCGGGCGTCACGGACTGGGCGGCATGGTTCGCCGAGGCACCGGATTCGCCGCTCGCCGTGCACTCGCCCCGCGACGCCGACATCGATGCCCTCTTCGACGTGAAGGTCGTCTACCGGCAGCCCTATACCGAGGTCGACATCAACCGGGTGCCCGAGCTGTTCCGCCCGCGCGTCGGTCCCTTCGGCGTCGTCGACTACGAGAAGTTCCACACCGCGATCGAGGGCGAGGACGTGTTCGAGGCGCGCGGGATTTCGCCCACGGGGGCCGTCGTCGTCGTGCGTCCCGATCAGTACGTCTCGAACGTGCTGCCGCTGGACGCACGCGAGGAACTGGCCGACTACTTCGCACCGCTCCTCACGGCCGGGTGA
- a CDS encoding CE1759 family FMN reductase produces MTTHIDRHPDPASNEAAAPFRLVVVNGGTSDPSSTRMLADRLAGAVEAAAARHGREVNTDVLELRELAGEIGTALVSQLVGPGLERAAELLGAADGAVVATPVYKAEPSGLFSSFFHVLDSDLLLGTPVVLAATAGTARHALVVDGAMRSLFAFLRTLIAPTGVFASTEDWNVPALTTRIDRAAFELFLLMDSGFANRLRADTWSSYQHTFRAVDDAGTGIDLGTDLMRLATGGSAA; encoded by the coding sequence ATGACGACACACATCGACCGACACCCGGACCCGGCATCGAACGAGGCCGCCGCGCCGTTCCGGCTCGTCGTCGTGAACGGGGGGACGAGTGACCCCTCCTCGACGCGCATGCTCGCGGATCGACTCGCCGGCGCCGTCGAGGCCGCCGCAGCGCGCCACGGCCGCGAGGTCAACACCGACGTCCTCGAACTCCGCGAGCTCGCCGGCGAGATCGGGACCGCACTCGTATCGCAGCTCGTGGGGCCCGGCCTCGAACGCGCGGCCGAACTCCTCGGCGCGGCCGACGGTGCCGTCGTCGCGACGCCCGTCTACAAGGCCGAGCCGAGCGGACTGTTCAGTTCCTTCTTCCACGTGCTCGACAGCGATCTGCTCCTCGGGACGCCCGTCGTCCTCGCCGCGACGGCGGGAACCGCGAGGCACGCGCTCGTCGTCGACGGGGCGATGCGCTCGCTGTTCGCGTTCCTGCGAACCCTCATCGCACCGACCGGCGTCTTCGCGTCGACCGAGGACTGGAACGTTCCCGCCCTCACCACTCGAATCGACCGCGCAGCGTTCGAACTGTTCCTCCTCATGGACAGCGGGTTCGCGAACCGACTCCGGGCGGACACCTGGTCGAGCTATCAGCACACGTTCCGGGCCGTGGACGACGCGGGGACAGGAATCGACCTCGGGACCGACCTCATGCGCCTCGCCACCGGCGGCTCCGCCGCGTGA
- a CDS encoding SMI1/KNR4 family protein, translated as MRFFDIEFVDETESGASDGAIDAAERRLGARFPVHVRALLRLTDGYDGEITDATATEPRYIRLHAVDEIVECTETSDAYHDEDRFPGAVEIGDNGGGDALVFRREEDGALRFAVVDAGSNEVYAWSGGTFVDALHGWIHEFDDLDDAGESGNEPWPRVPRGEPVEAFGLRFLDPRCLDADVPDGGPSRLEARVGFRFPDELRRFMWWTDGYLGDVDVGDGVERLVMLRGAGEDWDRFFRDRPDRVELSWSAAAPAGVGVRLFVRVPSDENAAFVASVPVGTASIDVPLGSDFVPALVAFVRRYG; from the coding sequence ATGCGATTCTTCGACATCGAGTTCGTCGACGAGACCGAGTCCGGGGCATCGGACGGGGCGATCGACGCCGCCGAGCGGCGGCTGGGGGCACGGTTCCCGGTGCACGTGCGGGCCCTCCTGCGCCTGACCGACGGCTACGACGGTGAGATCACCGACGCGACCGCGACGGAGCCGCGGTACATCCGCCTCCACGCCGTCGACGAGATCGTCGAGTGCACGGAGACGAGCGACGCCTATCACGACGAGGACAGGTTCCCCGGGGCGGTCGAGATCGGTGACAACGGTGGCGGGGACGCGCTCGTGTTCCGGCGCGAGGAGGACGGCGCGCTGCGGTTCGCCGTCGTCGATGCGGGCTCGAACGAGGTGTACGCGTGGTCGGGTGGGACGTTCGTGGACGCGCTCCACGGGTGGATCCACGAGTTCGACGACCTCGACGATGCGGGGGAGTCGGGGAACGAGCCGTGGCCGAGGGTTCCGCGGGGGGAGCCGGTCGAGGCGTTCGGCCTGCGCTTCCTCGACCCCCGTTGCCTGGATGCCGACGTCCCCGACGGGGGCCCGTCGCGCCTGGAGGCTCGCGTCGGGTTCCGGTTCCCCGACGAGCTGCGTCGCTTCATGTGGTGGACGGACGGTTACCTCGGCGACGTCGACGTGGGCGACGGTGTCGAACGACTCGTCATGCTCCGCGGAGCGGGTGAGGACTGGGATCGGTTCTTCCGCGACCGCCCCGATCGCGTCGAACTGTCATGGAGTGCCGCCGCGCCGGCCGGCGTCGGTGTTCGCCTCTTCGTTCGTGTGCCCTCCGACGAGAACGCGGCGTTCGTCGCGAGCGTCCCGGTCGGGACCGCGTCGATCGACGTGCCCCTCGGCAGCGACTTCGTTCCCGCGCTCGTGGCGTTCGTCCGCCGGTACGGGTGA
- a CDS encoding glycoside hydrolase family 65 protein — translation MIDRDRYPVDPWRLVETNFTLADAGVTETLFAVANGYLGLRGNFPEGRHAHEHGTFINGLHETWPIRHAEQAYGFAEVGQTIVNAPDTKVIRVYVDDEPLSLDVADVRDYERSLDLRDGVLRRHLLWITPSGKHVRIEDERMVSFEARHLALMRLRVTVLNADATVTISSQVINRQDGEDVYGGASEPAPTTTGRIEPSFDPRKAERIADRVLIPQEYRQDGARSALSYRVASSGMTLAVMVDHRVESENPVEVSGLIEPDFAKTAFVFRASAGVPTVVTKAAAYHASRGVPTRELLDRCALTIDRAWQTGLDAILVEQRAFLDAFWARSDVRVTGHDALQQAIRWCLFQLAQAAARADAKGVPAKGMTGSGYSGHYFWDTEVYVLPFLTYTSPQWARNALRRRVLMLDDARRRARQLNEEGALFPWRTINGEEASAYYAAGTAQFHINADVSYALVKYVRATGDTDFLYREGIDVLVETARLWVSLGFLRKHNGDQSFHIHGVTGPDEYTTVVNDNLFTNVMARFNLSAASRAVRNMKTAAPQEYRAMVHRLDLEPGEVGAWERAAESMHIPYSEALGIHPQDAMFLEREVWDLENTPAEQRPLLLHFHPLVIYRFQVLKQADVVLALFLQGDSFTDREKLADFDYYDPLTTGDSTLSAVVQSILAAEVGYRELALEYFRKAVFVDLADLHHNAADGVHVASAGGVWTALVCGFGGMRDHGGELTFDPRLPAAWPELQFPLRWHDSELDVTVSTHELRVRVRSGGEVEFGVRGERFVAGPEHEVRVPLDGQGPDRPGRPRPQEDARRDDGSLLEASVPVITTAIPIVTGPIHLTPPTEEPFGR, via the coding sequence ATGATCGACCGCGACCGTTACCCCGTCGACCCCTGGCGACTCGTCGAGACGAACTTCACGCTCGCCGACGCCGGGGTGACCGAGACCCTCTTCGCCGTCGCGAACGGCTACCTCGGCCTCCGCGGCAACTTCCCCGAGGGCCGCCACGCCCACGAGCACGGCACTTTCATCAACGGCCTGCACGAGACGTGGCCGATCCGCCACGCCGAGCAGGCGTACGGGTTCGCCGAGGTCGGCCAGACGATCGTCAACGCGCCCGACACGAAGGTGATCCGCGTCTACGTCGACGACGAGCCGCTCTCGCTCGACGTCGCCGACGTCCGCGACTACGAGCGCTCGCTCGACCTGCGCGATGGCGTCCTCCGCCGACACCTGCTGTGGATCACCCCCTCCGGCAAGCACGTGCGCATCGAGGACGAGCGCATGGTGTCGTTCGAGGCCCGCCACCTCGCGCTCATGCGTCTGCGCGTCACGGTCCTGAACGCCGACGCGACCGTCACGATCAGCAGCCAGGTGATCAACCGCCAGGACGGCGAGGACGTGTACGGTGGCGCCTCCGAGCCCGCACCGACGACGACCGGCCGCATCGAGCCGTCGTTCGACCCGCGCAAGGCCGAGCGCATCGCCGACCGCGTGCTCATCCCGCAGGAGTACCGGCAGGACGGGGCGCGCAGCGCCCTCTCGTACAGGGTCGCCTCGTCGGGCATGACGCTCGCCGTGATGGTCGACCACCGCGTCGAATCCGAGAACCCTGTCGAGGTGTCGGGGCTCATCGAGCCCGACTTCGCGAAGACGGCGTTCGTGTTCCGCGCGAGCGCCGGCGTGCCGACCGTCGTCACCAAGGCCGCCGCGTACCACGCGTCGCGGGGCGTCCCGACGCGCGAACTGCTCGACCGCTGCGCCCTCACGATCGACCGGGCCTGGCAGACGGGGCTCGACGCGATCCTCGTCGAGCAGCGCGCCTTCCTCGACGCGTTCTGGGCCCGCTCGGACGTCCGGGTCACGGGCCACGACGCGCTCCAGCAGGCGATCCGTTGGTGCCTGTTCCAGCTCGCGCAGGCCGCGGCCCGCGCCGATGCCAAGGGCGTGCCCGCGAAGGGCATGACGGGGTCGGGCTACAGCGGTCACTACTTCTGGGACACCGAGGTCTACGTGCTCCCGTTCCTCACCTACACGTCACCGCAATGGGCACGCAACGCGCTGCGCAGGCGCGTGCTCATGCTCGACGACGCGAGGCGGCGAGCACGGCAGCTCAACGAGGAGGGCGCCCTCTTCCCGTGGCGCACCATCAACGGCGAGGAGGCGTCCGCCTACTACGCGGCCGGGACCGCACAGTTCCACATCAACGCGGACGTGAGCTACGCGCTCGTCAAGTACGTTCGCGCGACGGGCGACACGGACTTCCTCTACCGCGAGGGCATCGACGTGCTCGTCGAGACCGCGCGCCTGTGGGTGTCGCTCGGCTTCCTGCGCAAGCACAACGGTGACCAGTCGTTCCACATCCACGGCGTCACGGGCCCCGACGAGTACACGACGGTCGTCAACGACAACCTCTTCACGAACGTCATGGCACGCTTCAACCTCAGCGCCGCGAGCCGCGCCGTCCGCAACATGAAGACCGCTGCGCCGCAGGAGTACCGCGCGATGGTGCACCGCCTCGACCTCGAGCCCGGTGAGGTCGGCGCGTGGGAGCGCGCCGCGGAGTCCATGCACATCCCGTACAGCGAGGCACTCGGCATCCACCCCCAGGACGCGATGTTCCTCGAACGGGAGGTGTGGGACCTCGAGAACACGCCGGCCGAGCAGCGCCCGCTCCTGCTGCACTTCCACCCGCTCGTCATCTACCGCTTCCAGGTGCTCAAGCAGGCCGACGTCGTGCTCGCCCTGTTCCTGCAGGGTGACTCGTTCACCGACCGCGAGAAGCTCGCCGACTTCGACTACTACGACCCGCTGACGACGGGTGACTCGACACTCTCGGCGGTCGTGCAGTCGATCCTCGCGGCCGAGGTCGGCTATCGCGAGCTCGCGCTCGAGTACTTCCGCAAGGCCGTGTTCGTCGACCTCGCGGATCTGCACCACAATGCCGCCGACGGCGTGCACGTCGCCTCGGCGGGCGGTGTCTGGACGGCGCTCGTGTGCGGCTTCGGCGGCATGCGCGACCACGGCGGGGAGCTCACGTTCGACCCGCGGCTCCCGGCCGCGTGGCCCGAACTGCAGTTCCCGCTGCGCTGGCACGACAGCGAGCTCGACGTCACCGTCTCGACCCACGAACTTCGCGTGCGCGTGCGGTCGGGCGGCGAGGTCGAGTTCGGCGTGCGGGGCGAGCGCTTCGTCGCGGGCCCCGAACACGAGGTGCGCGTCCCCCTCGACGGCCAGGGCCCCGACCGGCCCGGCCGTCCCCGTCCGCAGGAGGACGCGCGGCGCGACGACGGGTCGCTCCTCGAAGCCTCCGTGCCGGTCATCACGACCGCGATCCCGATCGTCACGGGGCCCATCCACCTGACGCCGCCGACCGAGGAGCCGTTCGGTCGCTGA